One region of Skermanella mucosa genomic DNA includes:
- a CDS encoding aminopeptidase P family protein, translated as MAAERHSRLAVVPNHAARVTALRTELARRGLSGFVVPRSDEHQGEYVPARAERLAWISGFTGSAGLAVVLLDQAAIFVDGRYTLQVQAEVSPALFQYKHLTEDPHPEWIAAALPRGGRLGYDPWLHTVGWVERLRAAVGRVGGDLLACPDNPVDAVWPDQPPAPLAPVVPHDLRFAGKPAAEKQADVAMVLKQAGHAAAVLTQPDSIAWLLNIRGGDVPHTPLPLSFAIIDDEGATDLFVDRRKLVPGLEAHLGNRVAIRDPDEFGPALDRFGGMAGAKVRVDPASAAAWIFDRLLLANAKVERDSDPVMLPKARKNEVELAGARAAHARDAVAVTRFLAWLASAGPTGEVGEIAAAAKLLDLRRGGDLFRDLSFETISGYGPNGAIVHYRVSPRTERRLAPGSLYLIDSGAQYLDGTTDITRTVAIGEPTPEMRERFTLVLKGHIAIATARFPKGTTGSQLDGLARHALWQKGLDFDHGTGHGVGSYLGVHEGPQRISKVGNTVALEPGMILSNEPGYYRTGVYGIRIENLVAVQPCTDLEGAERPMLSFETLTLAPIDLSLVEPALLTSTEIAWLNAYHARVRESLVPQLDPATAAWLIQATDPLMD; from the coding sequence ATGGCCGCGGAACGGCATTCCCGTCTGGCTGTAGTCCCGAACCACGCGGCCCGGGTCACGGCGCTGCGGACCGAGTTGGCCAGGCGTGGGCTGTCGGGGTTCGTGGTTCCCCGGTCCGACGAACACCAGGGTGAATATGTTCCGGCCCGCGCCGAGCGGCTTGCCTGGATCTCCGGGTTCACCGGCTCCGCCGGGCTGGCCGTCGTGCTGCTCGACCAGGCCGCCATCTTCGTCGACGGGCGCTACACCCTCCAGGTCCAGGCGGAGGTCTCGCCCGCGCTGTTCCAATACAAACACCTGACCGAGGATCCCCATCCCGAATGGATCGCCGCGGCGCTGCCCCGGGGCGGCCGCCTTGGATATGATCCCTGGTTGCACACGGTCGGCTGGGTCGAGCGCCTGCGCGCCGCGGTGGGGCGCGTCGGCGGAGACCTGCTGGCCTGCCCGGACAATCCCGTCGATGCGGTTTGGCCCGACCAGCCGCCGGCACCCCTCGCTCCCGTGGTGCCCCACGACCTGCGTTTCGCCGGAAAGCCGGCGGCGGAGAAGCAGGCCGACGTGGCGATGGTCCTGAAACAGGCGGGGCACGCGGCGGCGGTGCTGACGCAGCCCGACTCGATAGCCTGGCTTCTCAACATCCGGGGCGGCGACGTCCCGCACACGCCGCTCCCGCTGTCCTTCGCGATCATCGACGACGAGGGCGCCACGGATCTCTTCGTCGACCGCCGCAAGCTGGTGCCCGGTCTGGAGGCGCATCTGGGCAACCGCGTTGCGATTCGCGATCCGGACGAGTTCGGCCCGGCTCTCGACCGCTTCGGCGGGATGGCCGGCGCGAAGGTGAGGGTCGATCCGGCCTCCGCCGCCGCCTGGATCTTCGACCGGCTGCTGCTGGCCAACGCGAAGGTGGAGCGCGACTCCGATCCCGTCATGCTGCCGAAGGCGCGCAAGAACGAGGTCGAGCTGGCGGGCGCCCGCGCGGCCCACGCGCGCGACGCCGTCGCGGTCACCCGCTTCCTGGCATGGCTCGCCTCGGCCGGTCCCACGGGCGAGGTGGGAGAGATCGCGGCCGCGGCCAAGCTGCTCGACCTGAGGCGCGGGGGAGACCTGTTCCGCGACCTCAGCTTCGAGACGATCTCCGGATACGGGCCCAACGGCGCCATCGTCCACTACAGGGTATCCCCCAGGACCGAGCGGCGCCTCGCCCCCGGCAGCCTGTACCTGATCGACAGCGGCGCGCAGTACCTGGACGGCACCACCGACATCACCCGGACGGTCGCGATCGGCGAGCCGACCCCCGAGATGCGGGAGCGCTTCACGCTCGTGCTGAAGGGGCACATCGCCATCGCGACGGCCCGCTTCCCCAAGGGCACGACCGGCTCCCAGCTCGACGGCCTCGCCCGCCACGCCTTGTGGCAGAAGGGACTCGATTTCGACCATGGTACCGGCCATGGAGTCGGCAGCTATCTTGGCGTCCACGAGGGGCCGCAGAGGATCTCCAAGGTCGGCAACACGGTCGCGCTGGAGCCGGGCATGATCCTGTCCAACGAGCCCGGCTATTACCGGACCGGTGTCTACGGCATCAGGATCGAGAACCTTGTCGCGGTCCAGCCCTGCACCGACCTGGAGGGCGCGGAGCGGCCCATGCTGTCTTTCGAGACGCTCACCCTGGCCCCGATCGACCTGTCGCTGGTCGAGCCGGCCTTGCTGACCTCGACGGAGATCGCTTGGCTCAACGCCTATCACGCGCGGGTTCGCGAGTCCCTGGTGCCGCAACTGGATCCGGCGACCGCCGCTTGGCTGATCCAGGCGACGGATCCCCTCATGGATTGA
- a CDS encoding protein phosphatase CheZ, with product MQLTEDEFEHIEDTVARTAKGRAFLRRYAQRAQGGVADDIRIMLEQMRCLLTHGVPISGGASHLEVLRRELLEMAGSIEKARREVAALQPPDSGNNKILSATNELDAIVSATERASFDILNSAERLMDLGAKLRKGGADPDLCTEVESEVMNIFTACSFQDLTGQRTSKVVNALRYIEQRVNAMIAIWGVEGVKPADEVPDVFVDKRPDAHLLNGPALDGQGVSQSDVDALFADPPPAPAPPPKPAKAAAPVPAPSPPAPVPQPSPPPRAAAPAPPKAPRKAEKAPPKPKAAAKPAPPPVEKVTSPPPPPPPALEPVPVVAAPPPPPPPPPPPPPTPPPAPPPPAAAPAPKAALDQSAIDALFG from the coding sequence GTGCAGCTCACCGAAGACGAGTTCGAGCATATCGAGGATACCGTCGCGCGCACCGCGAAGGGTCGTGCCTTTCTGCGGCGCTACGCCCAGCGTGCTCAGGGCGGCGTGGCGGACGATATCCGGATCATGCTCGAACAGATGCGGTGCCTGCTGACCCATGGCGTCCCGATCTCCGGCGGAGCGTCGCATCTCGAGGTGCTGCGGCGCGAACTGCTGGAGATGGCCGGCTCGATCGAAAAGGCCCGCCGCGAAGTCGCGGCGCTCCAGCCCCCGGACAGCGGCAACAACAAGATCCTGTCGGCGACGAACGAGTTGGACGCCATCGTCTCGGCGACCGAGCGCGCGTCGTTCGACATCCTCAATTCCGCCGAACGCCTGATGGACCTGGGCGCCAAGCTGCGCAAGGGCGGTGCCGATCCGGATCTCTGCACCGAGGTCGAGTCGGAGGTGATGAACATCTTCACCGCCTGCTCCTTCCAGGATCTGACCGGGCAGCGTACGAGCAAGGTGGTGAACGCCTTGCGTTATATCGAGCAGCGCGTCAACGCGATGATCGCGATCTGGGGCGTGGAGGGCGTGAAGCCCGCCGACGAGGTGCCCGACGTCTTCGTCGACAAGCGTCCCGATGCGCATCTGCTGAACGGCCCGGCCTTGGACGGGCAGGGCGTCAGCCAGTCGGACGTGGACGCCCTGTTCGCCGATCCGCCGCCCGCACCGGCTCCGCCGCCGAAGCCCGCCAAGGCGGCGGCGCCGGTTCCGGCGCCATCTCCGCCGGCCCCGGTTCCGCAGCCATCTCCGCCGCCCCGGGCCGCCGCTCCCGCTCCGCCGAAAGCCCCCCGCAAGGCGGAAAAGGCTCCGCCGAAGCCGAAAGCCGCGGCCAAGCCGGCTCCGCCGCCCGTCGAAAAGGTGACCAGCCCGCCGCCGCCTCCGCCTCCGGCGCTGGAACCGGTGCCTGTCGTAGCGGCGCCTCCTCCTCCCCCACCGCCGCCACCTCCTCCTCCTCCGACGCCACCGCCGGCTCCACCCCCGCCAGCTGCGGCACCCGCGCCCAAGGCGGCGCTGGATCAGTCCGCGATCGACGCCCTGTTCGGCTGA
- a CDS encoding 50S ribosomal protein L11 methyltransferase produces the protein MTIPDLWRIALTVPENLVDFFADAVGDHAVSVSTFEVEEGVSWLVEAISHGEPDRAWLTARIAVLAEAMGIPEPGMVIEPVPQLDWLTRSYKSFPPIRAGRCFIYGSHHEGGVPPSAVGLLVDAATAFGSGEHATTYGCLVALDRLSRHFPVGRALDMGCGSGILALAIAKLWHVPVVASDIDAESVRVTRLNAKRNRVSALVRAVGGNGYKVDAVRRGRPYDLIASNILARPLARMAPDLRRALRPGGYAVLSGLLDRHENWVLAAHRSQGLRLVGRIPVGEWRTLVLRG, from the coding sequence ATGACCATTCCCGATCTCTGGCGCATCGCGCTCACCGTGCCCGAAAACCTGGTGGACTTCTTCGCCGACGCCGTGGGTGACCACGCGGTCTCCGTTTCGACCTTCGAGGTCGAAGAGGGGGTGAGCTGGCTGGTCGAGGCGATTTCCCACGGGGAGCCTGACCGGGCCTGGCTGACGGCCCGGATCGCCGTCCTGGCCGAGGCGATGGGGATTCCGGAACCCGGGATGGTGATCGAACCGGTCCCCCAACTCGACTGGCTCACCCGGTCGTACAAGAGCTTTCCGCCGATCCGCGCCGGGCGCTGCTTCATCTACGGTTCGCATCATGAAGGCGGGGTGCCGCCGTCGGCGGTCGGGCTGCTGGTCGACGCGGCGACGGCCTTCGGCTCCGGCGAGCATGCGACGACCTACGGCTGCCTGGTGGCGCTGGACCGGTTGTCCAGGCATTTTCCGGTCGGTCGGGCGCTCGACATGGGCTGCGGGTCGGGCATCCTGGCGCTCGCGATCGCCAAGCTCTGGCATGTCCCGGTCGTGGCGTCGGACATCGACGCTGAATCCGTCCGCGTCACCCGGCTGAACGCCAAACGCAACCGGGTGTCGGCCCTGGTCCGGGCGGTCGGCGGCAACGGGTACAAGGTGGACGCGGTCCGGCGGGGCCGTCCCTACGACCTGATCGCCAGCAACATCCTGGCCCGGCCGCTGGCCCGCATGGCGCCCGACCTGCGGCGCGCCCTGCGGCCCGGCGGCTACGCGGTGCTGTCGGGGCTGCTCGACCGGCACGAGAACTGGGTTCTCGCCGCCCACCGGTCCCAGGGCTTGCGGCTGGTCGGCCGGATTCCGGTCGGCGAGTGGCGGACCCTCGTGCTCCGCGGCTGA
- a CDS encoding chemotaxis response regulator CheY gives MKILVVDDYATMRRIVRNLLTQIGYSDIEEAGDGVTALAKLRESKFGLVISDWNMEPMTGLQLLKEIRADNKLNGTPFIMVTAESKTENVVAAKEAGVNNYIVKPFNADTLKQKIQSVIGG, from the coding sequence ATGAAGATCCTTGTGGTCGATGATTATGCAACCATGCGGCGTATCGTTCGTAACCTGCTGACCCAGATCGGCTATTCCGATATCGAGGAAGCGGGCGACGGCGTCACCGCGCTCGCCAAGCTGCGCGAGAGCAAGTTCGGCCTGGTGATCTCCGACTGGAACATGGAGCCGATGACGGGTCTTCAGCTTCTCAAGGAGATCCGCGCCGACAACAAGCTGAACGGCACGCCCTTCATCATGGTCACCGCCGAGAGCAAGACCGAGAACGTCGTTGCCGCCAAGGAAGCCGGCGTCAACAACTACATCGTCAAGCCCTTCAACGCCGACACGCTGAAGCAGAAGATCCAGTCCGTCATCGGTGGGTGA
- a CDS encoding UvrD-helicase domain-containing protein, which yields MSDPFHYDDPLNDAVPAVSPATAPAAQRFPYFDGLNEVQREAVETLDGPVLVLAGAGTGKTRVLTTRLAHLLMTRRASPFQVLAVTFTNKAAREMRERVGALIGAPTEGWWMGTFHALAARILRRHAELVGLKSNFTILDSDDQIRLVKQLLKAENIDDKKWPARAVLSVIERWKDRALTPDKLKPQDGGDMAGGRVVQLYRTYQDRLQSLNACDFGDLLLHNITLFQANPEVLAEYQQRFRYLLVDEYQDTNVAQYLWLRLLAQKHKNICCVGDDDQCLAEGTLIRMADHTEKRIEDVVVGDAVLSAQGGGIFAPSFVARTYRREQTGDLVEIELDDGARLVSTPEHRHFSGYRLGAAPQLYFTYLMHKRGYGFRLGTSQTYTRGQVDPVLGYELRCRQEHGDAVWIVATHESENEARYLEYTLSLDFGIPTFPFVAREGGSSKGLVHDQAILDRLFRDRPTEGAGDRLLARYGLTRAFPHYRPQSHSGRRRNVTVTLCGERRGSSPLHRISVIGSDGDDADRLRAIGLSVRPVKKGSPGWRYESAMADFAALMSIVDQIRDAFDGDVALVQFARFGSGIDAAEQVPEAEVGDVLVAERPAVRTRASLPMLPAGSVRPGMSMFRGDGALATVRSIRTVQGPATVYDLDITRTHNFVANGIVTHNSIYGWRGAEVGNILRFENDFPGAKVIRLEQNYRSTGHILAAAAGVISNNQGRLGKTLWTRSDQGDRVKVRALWDGEEEARWIGEEIEALQRAKVPLSQIAVLVRAGFQTREFEERFITLGMPYRVIGGPRFYERQEIRDAMAYLRIVVQPDDDLAFERIINVPKRGVGPATIQQLYQLARARGMPLTEATWQLVQTDELKPKMRTTLRNLMTDFDRWRTLGATIPHTDLAQMVLDESGYTDMWKVDKTPEAPGRLENLKELVAAMGEFENLAGFMEHVSLVMDNAEASGTEMVSVMTLHGAKGLEFDYVFLPGWEDGLFPSQRSMDDTGIAGLEEERRLAYVGLTRARRRAHVSHAANRRMHGSWVTAIPSRFVGELPEQHVETDAAPGLSAAPAPAFGGGGGFGSGFGGGYRDFGGGFASRPQRQPPSPRTGPVIEGSAFEVSPRKRPDQPLKRGMRVFHQKFGYGTVKAVDGDKLEIDFEQAGVKKVLDSFVVPAEKAG from the coding sequence ATGTCCGATCCATTCCACTATGACGACCCGCTGAACGACGCCGTTCCGGCGGTCTCACCGGCGACGGCCCCGGCCGCGCAACGCTTTCCCTATTTCGACGGCCTGAACGAGGTTCAGCGCGAGGCGGTCGAGACGCTGGACGGTCCCGTGCTGGTCCTGGCCGGCGCCGGCACCGGCAAGACCCGCGTGCTGACGACACGGCTGGCCCACCTGTTGATGACCCGCCGGGCGTCGCCATTCCAGGTGCTGGCCGTGACCTTCACCAACAAGGCCGCGCGCGAGATGCGCGAGCGGGTCGGCGCGCTGATCGGCGCCCCGACCGAGGGCTGGTGGATGGGCACCTTCCACGCGCTCGCCGCGCGCATCCTGCGCCGGCATGCCGAGCTGGTGGGGCTGAAGAGCAACTTCACCATCCTGGACAGCGACGACCAGATCCGGCTGGTCAAGCAGCTGCTCAAGGCCGAGAACATCGACGACAAGAAGTGGCCGGCGCGCGCCGTGCTCAGCGTGATCGAGCGGTGGAAGGACCGGGCGCTGACGCCGGACAAGCTGAAGCCCCAGGATGGCGGCGACATGGCGGGCGGCCGCGTGGTCCAGCTCTACCGGACCTACCAGGACCGGCTGCAGAGCCTGAACGCCTGCGATTTCGGCGACCTGCTGCTGCACAACATCACCCTGTTCCAGGCAAACCCCGAGGTGCTGGCGGAATACCAGCAGCGCTTCCGCTACCTGCTGGTCGACGAGTACCAGGACACCAACGTCGCCCAATACCTCTGGCTGCGGCTTCTGGCCCAGAAGCACAAGAACATCTGCTGCGTCGGCGACGACGACCAGTGCCTAGCCGAAGGCACCCTGATCCGCATGGCGGACCATACCGAAAAGCGGATCGAGGATGTCGTGGTCGGCGACGCCGTTCTGTCCGCGCAGGGAGGCGGCATCTTCGCCCCGTCCTTCGTGGCCCGGACCTACCGGCGCGAGCAGACGGGCGACCTGGTGGAAATCGAGCTGGATGACGGTGCCCGGCTGGTCAGCACGCCGGAGCACCGGCACTTCTCCGGCTACCGGCTGGGTGCGGCCCCCCAGTTGTACTTCACTTACCTGATGCACAAGCGTGGATACGGATTCCGCCTGGGAACGTCGCAGACCTACACGCGCGGCCAAGTCGATCCGGTCCTGGGATACGAACTCCGATGCCGGCAGGAGCACGGGGACGCCGTCTGGATCGTCGCGACCCACGAGAGCGAGAACGAAGCCCGCTACCTTGAATACACGCTGTCCCTGGATTTCGGCATCCCGACATTCCCGTTCGTCGCCCGGGAGGGCGGATCGTCCAAGGGGCTGGTGCATGACCAGGCGATCCTCGACCGGCTGTTCCGCGACCGGCCGACGGAGGGGGCGGGCGACCGGCTCCTGGCGCGATACGGCCTGACGCGCGCATTTCCCCATTATCGTCCGCAGAGCCACTCCGGACGCCGCCGCAACGTGACCGTGACCCTGTGCGGAGAGCGGCGCGGGAGCAGCCCCCTGCACCGGATCTCCGTCATCGGCAGCGATGGAGACGATGCGGATCGCCTCCGGGCCATCGGCCTTTCCGTCCGGCCGGTGAAGAAAGGGAGCCCGGGCTGGCGGTACGAGAGCGCGATGGCCGATTTCGCGGCTCTCATGTCGATCGTGGACCAGATCCGGGATGCCTTCGACGGCGATGTGGCACTTGTCCAATTCGCCCGGTTCGGCAGCGGTATCGACGCGGCGGAGCAGGTGCCTGAAGCCGAGGTCGGGGATGTGCTGGTCGCCGAGCGCCCGGCGGTGCGGACGCGGGCCAGCCTGCCCATGCTGCCGGCAGGCTCGGTGCGTCCAGGCATGTCGATGTTCCGGGGCGACGGCGCGCTTGCCACAGTCCGGTCGATCCGGACCGTCCAGGGGCCGGCCACCGTTTACGACCTGGATATCACCCGCACGCATAACTTCGTCGCCAACGGGATCGTCACCCATAACTCCATCTATGGATGGAGAGGGGCGGAGGTCGGCAACATCCTGAGGTTCGAGAACGACTTCCCCGGCGCGAAGGTGATCCGGCTGGAGCAGAACTACCGTTCCACCGGCCACATCCTGGCCGCGGCGGCCGGCGTCATCTCGAACAACCAGGGACGTCTGGGCAAGACGCTGTGGACGCGGTCCGACCAGGGCGACCGCGTCAAGGTCCGGGCACTGTGGGACGGCGAGGAGGAGGCCCGCTGGATCGGCGAGGAGATCGAGGCGCTTCAGCGCGCCAAGGTGCCGCTGAGCCAGATCGCGGTCCTGGTCCGGGCCGGCTTCCAGACCCGCGAGTTCGAGGAGCGCTTCATCACGCTGGGCATGCCGTACCGCGTCATCGGCGGACCGCGCTTCTACGAGCGGCAGGAGATCCGCGACGCGATGGCCTATCTGCGCATCGTCGTCCAGCCGGACGACGACCTGGCGTTCGAGCGGATCATCAACGTGCCCAAGCGCGGCGTCGGCCCCGCGACCATCCAGCAGCTCTACCAGCTTGCCCGGGCGCGCGGCATGCCGCTGACCGAGGCGACATGGCAGCTTGTCCAGACCGACGAGCTGAAGCCGAAGATGCGGACGACGCTGCGCAACCTGATGACCGACTTCGACCGCTGGCGGACCCTCGGGGCCACCATTCCCCATACCGACCTGGCCCAGATGGTGCTGGACGAGTCGGGCTATACCGACATGTGGAAGGTGGACAAGACGCCGGAGGCGCCGGGCCGGCTGGAGAACCTGAAGGAACTGGTCGCCGCCATGGGCGAGTTCGAGAACCTCGCCGGGTTCATGGAGCATGTCAGCCTAGTCATGGACAATGCCGAGGCCAGCGGCACCGAGATGGTCAGCGTGATGACCCTGCACGGCGCCAAGGGGCTGGAGTTCGACTATGTCTTCCTGCCCGGATGGGAGGACGGCCTGTTCCCCAGCCAGCGCTCCATGGACGATACCGGCATCGCCGGACTGGAGGAGGAACGCAGGCTGGCCTATGTCGGGTTGACCCGCGCCCGGCGGCGCGCCCATGTCAGCCATGCCGCCAACCGGCGGATGCACGGCTCCTGGGTCACGGCGATCCCCTCGCGCTTCGTCGGCGAACTGCCCGAGCAGCACGTCGAGACCGATGCGGCACCCGGCCTGTCCGCGGCGCCGGCACCCGCCTTCGGCGGTGGAGGCGGGTTCGGGAGCGGCTTCGGCGGCGGCTACCGCGACTTCGGCGGTGGTTTCGCATCCAGGCCGCAGCGGCAGCCGCCAAGTCCCCGCACGGGTCCGGTGATCGAGGGCAGCGCCTTCGAGGTGTCGCCCCGGAAGCGGCCGGACCAGCCGCTGAAGCGCGGCATGCGGGTGTTTCACCAGAAGTTCGGCTATGGCACCGTGAAGGCGGTCGACGGCGACAAGCTGGAGATCGACTTCGAGCAGGCCGGCGTCAAGAAGGTGCTGGACAGCTTCGTCGTCCCCGCCGAGAAAGCCGGCTGA